A window of Candidatus Hydrogenedens sp. genomic DNA:
AAGAGACCAATGAATCGTCTATTTATGTCCCGAATACATTATATGCATTACAGCAATTTGCAAGATGGCACAGAACAAATTTAAAAGCAAACATATTTGCTATTACTGGTTCCTGTGGTAAAACTACAACAAAAGAATTAGTTTATTCTGTGTTAAATAAAAAATATAAGGTCGTAGCATCAAAAGGCAATTATAACAACGAATTAGGTTGCCCTCTTTCCCTTTTACAGATGGATGAAGAAACAGAATGGGGTATTATTGAAATGGGGGCAGGAAAACCTGGCGATATTGCAGAATTATGTGCAATTGCATACCCTGAAGAATCTGGGATTACAACGATAGCCCCTGCTCATCTGGAACGATTGGGCAGTATTGATGGTGTGGCAAAAGAAAAAGCAAACATCGCCAAGTGCCTCCCTCCATGGGGAAGTTTCTATGTTAACAAAGATGACCCCTATTGTGTTTCTATAGCCAACCGAATTTTAGTACCAAAAATTTACTTCGGGCAAAATGGAGACATATCCATAAAATCCATCCAGAGGGTCTCAGATAGCAAATTGAAAGTTGAAGTGGAACCCGTAGGTGTCTTCAATTTGCCATTATGTTCCCGAGCCTATCTTTCAAACTTTTTATTTGCAATTGCAGTATCATTTAAACATCAAATTCCTGCAGATGAAAAAAGTCTGTGTGACGCTTATGAACGGGCAGGCAGAATAAGAATATATAAAATTGGAGAGTTATTTATTATTGACGATTCATACAATGCAAACCCCGCAAGTATGAATTCCGCATTAGAGTATTTATCTCTGATAGCTCCACAAGGGTATCGATGTGCTGTACTTGGCGATATGCTTGAATTAGGTGAAGCAAGTGGACAATATCATTTTTCGTTAGGAAAAGAAATAGCCAATTACGGTGTTGATAATCTATTTCTATATGGAAATTACGCCAATGAGATAGCCAAAGGAGCAAAGTTAGGAGGAGTACCAAAAATATATATAGGTTCTACTCATGAAGATATTGCAGACAAATTATTGAATATTATTCAGCCTCAAAGCTTTGTTTTAGTCAAAGGTTCCCGTGGAATGACTATGGAAAAAGTTATAGAAACTTTAAAGAGAAAAATAGGATTAATAAATGAATAATAAACATATTACTATAATAACTCTATTTAATCTTATAAATATCAATTTATTTATGATAAGGGTATAGAATGCTTTATTACATAGCAATATTGCTAATTCCATATATCGATTTAATGAATGTTTTAACCTACCATACTGTTCGGGCAGGTGGTGCGGTATTCACATCATTTCTTTTGACCCTGTTTATTG
This region includes:
- the murF gene encoding UDP-N-acetylmuramoyl-tripeptide--D-alanyl-D-alanine ligase, which codes for MAWEYTLGELTKVVHGKLNGNKHAVFSGVSTDTRTIKPGNIFFALPGNKVDGHQFVQEAINKGAIAVIVSKETNESSIYVPNTLYALQQFARWHRTNLKANIFAITGSCGKTTTKELVYSVLNKKYKVVASKGNYNNELGCPLSLLQMDEETEWGIIEMGAGKPGDIAELCAIAYPEESGITTIAPAHLERLGSIDGVAKEKANIAKCLPPWGSFYVNKDDPYCVSIANRILVPKIYFGQNGDISIKSIQRVSDSKLKVEVEPVGVFNLPLCSRAYLSNFLFAIAVSFKHQIPADEKSLCDAYERAGRIRIYKIGELFIIDDSYNANPASMNSALEYLSLIAPQGYRCAVLGDMLELGEASGQYHFSLGKEIANYGVDNLFLYGNYANEIAKGAKLGGVPKIYIGSTHEDIADKLLNIIQPQSFVLVKGSRGMTMEKVIETLKRKIGLINE